The window GCTATTTACATTAGTAGTCATTACAGCTGATAACATCCTTAAATCTTTcaactgatattttcttttttgttggtgcaatttagtatttttgaggaaaaactggttttaaaatatttcatttggattTCAATATTTCAAGTTATGAAAATAAGATCGCATTGTTTTACTAAAAGTCTCTCATACAATCTAATTAGTCTACTTTCACTTTTTGCTTACTGATTAGTATTGAATTGAttagtgaagttttttttatgttttatttcttgtttttttttattttttttagtgactgaagttgctgttaaaaaattgagGACACTGTTTGGTTGTATGTTCAATGTGTCGTATCCAATTGGTTATATATTATTACCAGTTGCAGCATTAGTTGCACATAACTGGAGGGAGTTACAACTTTATATATCTGTTCCATTGATAATACTGTTATTAAACTtttggtaagtttaaaaaatgtaaattttttttaaataagtgatgttttttattactaatgaatATAGGTGTAATTTTACTTGTAAGTAGTACAGAGTCCCCCTTAGAATAATCTCCCGTAGAATTCGGAAAAAAAGCACTAGGATTGTCAGTACACTTCTATAAATGTTTTTGCACATTATTCACAACTTTTCTTAAGAAGTCATGGGGTACAGCGTTCAAAATATCATGGAGTCTTTGTTCAAGGTCATCAAGAGTTCTTGGACAGCACCTGGACAGCATTACACCAATAGTGACGGTTATGCCTATTAACAAAACCACCGACATGAAACATTGCCTCATCAGtccattaaatattatcaaacagATTAGGATTATCCTCCTTCCATCCTAacataatttctgaaaattacatATGGTAGTCACAGTTCTTGGGAAAGAGTTTCTGAACATAATGAGGCTTCCAGGAtggaaattaaaatctttatttaaaatagtatgaaTGGTATGAATTATTCCGCTTTTTCTGGATGCCTGATGAATGAACTTTGTTGGGCTTCTTTCAAATATAGCCCTTACTTGggtaacattttcttcagaccatGCAGTTGTTGATAGACTAGAATGAAGCAGATCCAATATAGAACCTGTTGTCATTAATTTACAATGGCAGGTTCTAATAGTTTTTGGATTAAGTGTTGCATTTCCACCATTCTCAGCTCTTCATCAATGCTGGACTTGAACCACTAATTTCCATACTTGGTATCTTGCTGCAATTTTTGCTCTTTTTATTTGCTGAGAACTGGAGGCATTTTCAGTTACCTGAAACATAAATAGTAAGGAATAAGGTTGATTTCTGtataattgttacttttaaaaagatgatACAACATTATGTATCATCAAAGTAAAGAGAGGTATTGATTTATCAGATACTCTGTATATTAGCCTAGTTGCTGAACTTCAGTTCATTAAAGgttatataaacaatttgaataataattattcaatcttTACTGAATCTGCCAAcaatacaaaactaaattaattaatgcaaTCGCTggcgtaaatataaatttagataattacAAGTTGGACattagtaattaaacaaaaaaaataaagagttaaaaagtgaacttcttgtaataaaaaatgcaatgaatgttaaaaatattctgtatgaTGTACTTGTAATTAGAATAAATTCATCCTATCATCAGATAGGATGAATTTAttctaattactaataattaagaGGCCACAGCCCATTGGAATTTATTTCAAGTGAAACATAAGATCtcagtcatttaaattttgatatctaattaaaatgaaataattttcaaaattaatttaaaacaggttATGTTGTTCATTAGTAATCctatacaaacattttaatacaaattgataTAAACAAAGCCATTAAGCccttttgattttgttttgtatggGATAAagatagtaatataaaattaaagtgtaTCAAATACAGTGTAATCTACTAATTTGtaggaaaaaatcataattatatttatacaggaTCATTGAAAAAGGTTGTAGCAGTTGTAGCACTACTAGatataatcaaacgagtattttttttttaaattctcattttttgtaaaaaaaaagtttttttacataccttagaatgttttCATTATGAGCACTGTTGGTTGCTCTGCAAACATGCGGCTGATAATCGACTCTGCCCAGGTCCCCTGGATCATCACAGGCATAACAACGGCAATAGCTGCAGTGAActgttgtcttaaatgttgtacatccctgatttttcactatagacaatgtttttaatgtatccccatagaaaaaagtctatgggtgtcaaatctgggcttctcagAAGCCAAGAACCTGTAACCTGCATTTAATTTATGGTAACCATTTATTCACTTGACTAGTAAATGTCATCTTTACTTACAGCAATTCAATTTTTCCAGGATTCTACATCCTGTGGCATTCCTGATAATAATGTTGGTTAAATTGTCAGGTTGCCAGGGACACCAGAAACTTTtacaatgataattaaataagtagCGGTTGGTTTccgtattttattatgtttttcttctcAATTAATTTCTGAATCAAATTACTGTTACTTGACCTGTCtctgtttttactattttattgaagttttcaATCAAGAGATTGGAGATATAttcttcacttttattatttttttttttatgtattaaagataatttattccaGGTTTCTACCTGAGTCACCACGTTGGTTAATGTCTCAAAATCGCTCAAAGGATGCTTGGAAGATATTACACAAAGCTGGTTATAAATCACCAACTCAAACTAGAAGATATCAAGAAGGCAATggcaatgaaattgataaaatgaccgaaataaataaaacaacttcatTAACATCAGTTGAAAGTGAACGAAGCACACCATTTCAGCGGTTGATGCAGTCACTAAAAAAAGTGTTCTCTTTGTTTGCAACCACTGAACTACGACGTCGGACATTTATTTGCTACTTTGCATGGTTTTCTGCATCCATTTCTTATTATAGCATAGGTAAAtgaacttagttttttttttttttattttactttgtattgtAAGAATTAAGCtggaatactaaaataattaattataagtagtaTACTGTATATTAATTATCATGCACAATTTCTAATTTGGATGTGACAttcatgcatatttttttatccagTATTAAGAAATTCTGAGAGAGAGTTTTGAAAAAGTGCTTTGCATTGAATATCtataaacactaaataaaatatataaattaatcctGACACAGTTAgaattgctagatagattttttaatttaaatttagttttgagATTAATAGTGAATTTTGAGGTTAAGTagtttagtttaagtttttgGATCGTGTGACTGAGAAGGTAAAGTGTACTTAATAACTAACCAATATTTTTGTATAGGAGTTCATATTATCTCTTAGCATAACTTCACtttgtaatatagtaatttttaatattctgttaaaggtaatttctttttagaattattttctgttaactaCAATACTGctcattatttttcaattgaaatacaACATAATATGAGCACTTAACAATAAAAAGGTTCTCTGCTAATAAAAATACTTggaattttactgtaataaaattataagcgtaaactatgttttttgtttttgcattCAGTTCaacatcattaatataatataacatagtatttttattgtcagcacatttagataattaattacaaacattgCTTGAGtaaagtatagtttttttttttgcaattcatcAAGCTAACTAACCAgtcggattttttaatttttttttaaattcagaaaattaatgatggaaatttctctaaaaatagtttcaaaaatatttcttttattaaaagatatgttGCATAGCAGaattttcatctcatttttaaaatgaaaaaaaataaaaaagtagaataaaacagGAACCATATTAAAAGAACTTTCCAATATTTTCTGATCTTTAGATCAATTttactattgattttattaaattattaatgcagtaatgatatataatgtaaataaattaaagaaaaaaatgcgtCTGCTCACTTACATGGAGAAGTCAATTTTATAATCTCAGGCTTAAGAATTGGAATGTAAAATAACTATCAAcaacatacaaatttttaatttcttttaagccTGCACTGGtaaaaagttcttttaataatgatacattataataataataaataatattaataattttacgtggcaattcttatttttaattctgaatattgAGCTGTgatcacaaaatttattatagtaattgaTCAGATGtagtttttcgttttttaatgaagcaaaataattttaatatttttctcctcTTTTACACGAAATATTATTCctgcattattaatattatttattgataacatacaaagatagaagattatctaagaattaaaatatgaaaaattaaagaattcagTTGATGAGTTACATTTTGTTTAAgtggataaattattaatagaaatattggTAATGAATAAAGAAGAGTGGAtgctgtgtatatttttattattattattataatttttaaaattatttgatgtttcaGCATTTAATGCGGATAATTTTACAACAGATAAGTATATATATTGTGCTTTAAATGGAGCAGTGGAGGCACCTGGTTATATGTTATCATTTGTATGTTTATCATGTTTTGGAAGAAAACCAGTTagttcattgttgttttttttatcggGAATCTCGCTTCTTATTATATTGATCATTCCAAGAGGTTAGTTTCTTAACAGTAtaatcttgttttaatattattataacttttaaaaagatttaagattAAGCAGCtttaagaataattatgaaaagagATGGTTTCATCTTGAGTAGTaagcatttcttttatttcattaggaTCTGAACCTGTGGAAGTTCGAAGGTTATAAATAAGGAACAAGTTTCAAAaatgataagttattttaattagaaaaatgaaaaaggtgAAAGTTCActgaaacttctttaaaaataatgtaaaaaaatcaaaaaaaaggtttatttaccatatagattaaactataaatgatataaaatacctaatcttctgtaaatatttttcttactctttCTGCTTAGCTAATAAGacagtttaatgtaaaattttaataatcttattgcTGATTATATGAGATGGAGGAACCTCTTGGCATGAAAGCAGAAATAGTGTCTGATTAAACCTAATAACTCAGAAAAATCACACAATTCAAGCTGGTAGCTAATGTATTAATATAGTCTACAAACTCTTTATAGAATATTTTGTGGTAatgatatgattttattaaaagatcaAGTTATTCCCTATATAATTTGATTCTTAAAGAGAAGAGCCATTGAAACAGATAAatggaaacataattttttttggcatCGTTCAGATGCGTTCAGTAATATTTGaccataatatatttttctttctatatcaCCCAATTATAGCGGAGTAATGGAGTGATAAACAGCAAGCATTTGTGATTAACGAATTCCATGAAATAAGATGAAATAAGCTGTTTCAACACCAGTTCAATAGACATCAAAATGATGACATCAGTTTGTGCCATTAAGTCTAGGTCAGAATCTTGAAGAAATTTATTCAGTATTGAACAAGAAGCTTCTTGGTGTACAAAGAAGTATATGTACACCTGAAAACGTAGATATAAGAATTGTAATGCTATGAAACCCAAACAACACTAATGAAATGATCAAAATCACTGCTGCACAGTACTGTATGGTGCGTAACAGCATCCtctaaaataacagtttctttgAGGACAATGATGGGAATGCTGTTACCATTAAACAATTGTTTACAGATTATGTTATCTCCAGACTCTAATATTCTTTGGGCTACATAATCACCAGATCTCATGTAAGGCTATTTGAAGTGAATCCACCATCGTGAAGCATTAAAGAACTGAAGTTATTGGAGTTCATGAGGTAGTTTGCATTACATGATTGAAAACATAGAACCTCAAAGAATATGAGAATCAAAATGATGACTAACTTCAGGATGCAGTGTTCAGAATTTACTATGTTTTAAGGTACTAAAaggctgtaaataaaataaaagttcatttttgatgtataaattaaaaaattgttaatttaaaaaaaatttttttttttttttattggctcaTTTAATATTAGGGAGAAACTATTAGAGCTGCTTGCTTTCTCATGGACACAGAGATAGTGCagtttaactatatttattcacttttagCTTTTTCATCGATGAAGATCTGTTATGACGTATCCGTTACCTTTATTAAGGAGTTATCCATtaggttattaattttaactagtcTAAACTGGACTCAAGGCAACAGCCCCTGGATTATTAAGCCAATATTGGATTAATATCCAATAATATGGATAAAGCTTAATAATATGGATTAAGCTAATATGGATTAATATTGGATTAAGCCAATATTGTACCATTATTTTTGAAAGCATGTTGTGAATGAATAACAGAGCATATTGAACAAGGTGTTGAGAAGAAggtatgtagaaaaaaatgcGGTCATAAAGCTGATTCTgcataggaataaaataaaaataggaaaaaagaataattatttcattgacTTCAGttcatgatattaatttattgtatttttcagaaTTACAACTATTGGTGATTGTCATGGCTTTAATTGGTAGATTTTGTATAGCAGCTGTATTTgctgtaattattttacaaacatctGAATTATTTCCTACTGTTAATCGTAATTCTGCTATTGGTACCAGTTTAACAGTTTGTCAGTTAGGAGCTGTTGCTGCTCCTTACATTGTCGATGGTTTGGTATgtatagtgtttttaatttttatttatataaattagattttatttctgGAGAAAAGAAATTGTTTCCTTTCTTTTCAATTACCTTTTTAGGAACAACATAAAGATTAAATGTATATGTGCATGTTAAAAACAATACACTTAAATCTGTGTATGTGagatttcagtttataaattttaaggacaacattctgtaaaataaaggCATGCATATTCATAGATAATAATGTTTACCTGTCTCTCTGGTTTGGCGATAACAAATGAGGatttttcacaataatataatttttattgtagttattattattacataattatttaactgtttaaaatatccTCTACTTCTAGTGTGATTGTGAAGTGATTTTCAGAATAGCAAGgctgttcttttaaaataaattttaaatgacattaattGCTTTGGTGATTAATTACTAATAGATTCTAACAGATTGTAATGAGACTTA of the Lycorma delicatula isolate Av1 chromosome 10, ASM4794821v1, whole genome shotgun sequence genome contains:
- the LOC142331787 gene encoding organic cation transporter protein-like isoform X3; the protein is MEEKAMLEQDKAAFESAVDSVGSKSSWWLWSIFALTTIPGMFNAMHIMSYVFLIDIPPHWCKVPQLINANWTEQQIREVSTPNANDSSCAFYNWNYTHFANIGYNETIEFINRTKDKPLLISCDQFQYNEKHPKSTIVSEWDLVCSRAPLRSFSQVVIAFGKFVGGVLFGIIADKYGRKWSFVLATFLYLVSAPLAAIMPSFIIFNIARFGIGIAGSGVYETSYTILTEVAVKKLRTLFGCMFNVSYPIGYILLPVAALVAHNWRELQLYISVPLIILLLNFWFLPESPRWLMSQNRSKDAWKILHKAGYKSPTQTRRYQEGNGNEIDKMTEINKTTSLTSVESERSTPFQRLMQSLKKVFSLFATTELRRRTFICYFAWFSASISYYSIAFNADNFTTDKYIYCALNGAVEAPGYMLSFVCLSCFGRKPVSSLLFFLSGISLLIILIIPRELQLLVIVMALIGRFCIAAVFAVIILQTSELFPTVNRNSAIGTSLTVCQLGAVAAPYIVDGLGGKEHWYLPSTVCGILSVLTGLMVFMLPETKDKPLSNTVEEVEKLSDNDKVSLRLCLKFS
- the LOC142331787 gene encoding organic cation transporter protein-like isoform X7; translated protein: MLEQDKAAFESAVDSVGSKSSWWLWSIFALTTIPGMFNAMHIMSYVFLIDIPPHWCKVPQLINANWTEQQIREVSTPNANDSSCAFYNWNYTHFANIGYNETIEFINRTKDKPLLISCDQFQYNEKHPKSTIVSEWDLVCSRAPLRSFSQVVIAFGKFVGGVLFGIIADKYGRKWSFVLATFLYLVSAPLAAIMPSFIIFNIARFGIGIAGSGVYETSYTILTEVAVKKLRTLFGCMFNVSYPIGYILLPVAALVAHNWRELQLYISVPLIILLLNFWFLPESPRWLMSQNRSKDAWKILHKAGYKSPTQTRRYQEGNGNEIDKMTEINKTTSLTSVESERSTPFQRLMQSLKKVFSLFATTELRRRTFICYFAWFSASISYYSIAFNADNFTTDKYIYCALNGAVEAPGYMLSFVCLSCFGRKPVSSLLFFLSGISLLIILIIPRELQLLVIVMALIGRFCIAAVFAVIILQTSELFPTVNRNSAIGTSLTVCQLGAVAAPYIVDGLGGKEHWYLPSTVCGILSVLTGLMVFMLPETKDKPLSNTVEEVEKLSDNDKVSLRLCLKFS
- the LOC142331787 gene encoding organic cation transporter protein-like isoform X8; this encodes MLYHINNFILTGGHRQLTESMAMLEQDKAAFESAVDSVGSKSSWWLWSIFALTTIPGMFNAMHIMSYVFLIDIPPHWCKVPQLINANWTEQQIREVSTPNANDSSCAFYNWNYTHFANIGYNETIEFINRTKDKPLLISCDQFQYNEKHPKSTIVSEWDLVCSRAPLRSFSQVVIAFGKFVGGVLFGIIADKYGRKWSFVLATFLYLVSAPLAAIMPSFIIFNIARFGIGIAGSGVYETSYTILTEVAVKKLRTLFGCMFNVSYPIGYILLPVAALVAHNWRELQLYISVPLIILLLNFWFLPESPRWLMSQNRSKDAWKILHKAGYKSPTQTRRYQEGNGNEIDKMTEINKTTSLTSVESERSTPFQRLMQSLKKVFSLFATTELRRRTFICYFAWFSASISYYSIAFNADNFTTDKYIYCALNGAVEAPGYMLSFVCLSCFGRKPVSSLLFFLSGISLLIILIIPRELQLLVIVMALIGRFCIAAVFAVIILQTSELFPTVNRNSAIGTSLTVCQLGAVAAPYIVDGLT
- the LOC142331787 gene encoding organic cation transporter protein-like isoform X5, which translates into the protein MAMLEQDKAAFESAVDSVGSKSSWWLWSIFALTTIPGMFNAMHIMSYVFLIDIPPHWCKVPQLINANWTEQQIREVSTPNANDSSCAFYNWNYTHFANIGYNETIEFINRTKDKPLLISCDQFQYNEKHPKSTIVSEWDLVCSRAPLRSFSQVVIAFGKFVGGVLFGIIADKYGRKWSFVLATFLYLVSAPLAAIMPSFIIFNIARFGIGIAGSGVYETSYTILTEVAVKKLRTLFGCMFNVSYPIGYILLPVAALVAHNWRELQLYISVPLIILLLNFWFLPESPRWLMSQNRSKDAWKILHKAGYKSPTQTRRYQEGNGNEIDKMTEINKTTSLTSVESERSTPFQRLMQSLKKVFSLFATTELRRRTFICYFAWFSASISYYSIAFNADNFTTDKYIYCALNGAVEAPGYMLSFVCLSCFGRKPVSSLLFFLSGISLLIILIIPRELQLLVIVMALIGRFCIAAVFAVIILQTSELFPTVNRNSAIGTSLTVCQLGAVAAPYIVDGLGGKEHWYLPSTVCGILSVLTGLMVFMLPETKDKPLSNTVEEVEKLSDNDKVSLRLCLKFS